A single region of the Marinobacter salinisoli genome encodes:
- the infA gene encoding translation initiation factor IF-1 yields the protein MAKSDVIEMEGVIIDTLPNTMFRVELSNGHVVTAHISGKMRKNYIRILTGDKVKVELTPYDLSKGRIVYRAR from the coding sequence ATGGCGAAATCAGATGTCATTGAAATGGAAGGCGTTATTATCGACACCCTTCCCAATACCATGTTCCGTGTTGAGCTCAGCAACGGTCACGTGGTGACTGCACACATTTCGGGCAAGATGCGGAAAAACTACATTCGCATCCTCACCGGCGACAAGGTAAAGGTCGAGCTTACCCCTTACGACCTGAGCAAGGGCCGAATCGTTTACCGCGCCCGCTGA
- a CDS encoding arginyltransferase — protein sequence MSNLRTLVFFATPPHDCSYLTDREATTMFVDPRARIDKKLYSQLTALGFRRSGSHYYRPHCEQCNACIPVRLKINQFQPDRSQKRILKKNQDLSCTLVPAQFSEQYYELYAEYISQRHSDGDMYPPSREQFNSFLVDGATDSWFLEIRLGNELVALAAVDVLDDGLSAIYTVFKPELEHRSLGTFAILWQIEDAARRGLAHLYLGYWIKECRKMNYKTRFQPIELLRNGHWQRMNPN from the coding sequence ATGAGCAACTTGAGAACGCTGGTTTTTTTCGCCACGCCACCACACGACTGCAGCTACCTCACAGACCGCGAAGCAACGACCATGTTTGTGGATCCGAGGGCGCGAATCGACAAAAAACTATACAGCCAACTGACAGCCCTTGGCTTTCGCCGCAGCGGCTCACATTATTATCGTCCCCACTGCGAGCAGTGCAACGCGTGCATACCGGTTCGACTCAAGATCAACCAGTTTCAGCCAGACCGGAGCCAGAAACGTATCCTGAAGAAAAACCAGGACCTCAGCTGCACACTGGTGCCTGCCCAATTCAGTGAACAGTATTACGAGCTGTACGCCGAATACATCAGCCAGCGCCACAGTGACGGCGACATGTATCCTCCCTCCCGGGAGCAGTTCAACTCGTTTCTGGTGGACGGAGCCACCGACTCCTGGTTCCTGGAGATCCGGCTAGGCAATGAATTAGTGGCGCTGGCTGCAGTTGATGTGCTGGACGATGGGCTGTCAGCGATCTACACCGTATTTAAGCCGGAACTGGAACACCGCAGTCTGGGCACCTTCGCGATCCTTTGGCAGATCGAAGACGCGGCCCGGCGCGGCCTTGCGCATCTGTACCTGGGTTACTGGATTAAAGAATGCCGTAAAATGAATTACAAGACCCGCTTCCAACCCATCGAGTTGCTTCGTAACGGCCACTGGCAGAGGATGAACCCAAACTGA
- the aat gene encoding leucyl/phenylalanyl-tRNA--protein transferase, which yields MTSLPWLDPDQLWFPPAEEALDDPDGLLALGGDLSTDRILLAYRNGIFPWYSDDQPILWWSPNPRCVLIPEEVHVSRSLRRTLNQQYFRITSNKAFGRIIRLCATTRAEGTWITEDMIESYSELHHQGIAHSIEAWNPEGELAGGMYGLAIGQCFFGESMFSLETNASKAIMVHLANQLREWNYQLMDCQVESPHLLTMGARSIPRREFLSILRDCVDQPPSQQDWELRWRWSAPEV from the coding sequence ATGACTTCTCTACCCTGGCTTGATCCGGACCAGCTCTGGTTCCCCCCTGCTGAGGAGGCGCTCGACGACCCGGATGGACTTCTCGCTCTTGGCGGTGACCTGTCCACCGACAGAATCCTGCTCGCCTATCGAAACGGCATCTTCCCCTGGTACAGCGATGACCAGCCTATTTTATGGTGGTCCCCCAACCCCCGTTGCGTGCTCATTCCCGAAGAAGTTCATGTATCCCGAAGCCTGCGACGTACCCTGAACCAGCAATACTTTCGTATCACCTCGAACAAGGCATTTGGCCGCATCATCCGCCTTTGCGCCACGACCCGGGCAGAGGGCACATGGATTACCGAGGACATGATCGAAAGCTATTCGGAACTGCATCACCAAGGTATCGCCCACTCCATCGAGGCCTGGAACCCGGAGGGAGAGCTCGCCGGAGGCATGTACGGCCTGGCCATCGGGCAATGTTTTTTCGGTGAGTCCATGTTCTCACTGGAAACCAACGCATCCAAAGCAATCATGGTTCATTTGGCCAACCAGTTACGGGAGTGGAATTACCAGTTGATGGACTGTCAGGTTGAAAGCCCTCACCTGCTGACAATGGGTGCCAGAAGCATTCCCCGCCGCGAGTTTTTATCTATACTCCGGGATTGTGTAGATCAGCCACCTAGCCAACAGGATTGGGAGCTCCGCTGGCGGTGGTCAGCGCCGGAGGTGTGA
- the trxB gene encoding thioredoxin-disulfide reductase produces the protein MSETQHSRLIILGSGPAGYTAAVYAARANLNPTLITGIEVGGQLTTTTDVDNWPGDNDGVQGPELMQRMQKHAERFETKIVYDTINEADLHNRPFRLKGDGGEYTCDALIIATGASAMYLGLESEEKFKGQGVSACATCDGFFYRKKKVAVIGGGNTAVEEALYLANIAEEVTLVHRRDSLRAEKILQDKLFDKAENGNVNIVWDHTLDEVLGDGTGVTGMRIKSTKDGTTQDLDLAGVFIAIGHKPNTDLFEGQLEMKNGYIQIRSGLQGMATESSVPGVFAAGDVADQVYRQAVTSAGFGCMAALDAEKFLDEQD, from the coding sequence ATGAGCGAAACCCAACACTCCCGACTGATCATTCTGGGCTCCGGGCCTGCCGGTTACACGGCGGCTGTCTACGCTGCGCGGGCCAACCTTAACCCGACCCTCATCACCGGTATCGAAGTTGGCGGTCAGCTCACCACCACCACCGATGTAGACAACTGGCCCGGCGACAACGACGGCGTTCAGGGCCCAGAACTGATGCAGAGGATGCAGAAGCACGCTGAACGCTTCGAGACCAAAATTGTTTACGACACCATCAACGAAGCTGATCTGCACAACCGCCCCTTCCGCCTCAAAGGTGACGGTGGCGAATACACCTGTGATGCACTGATTATCGCCACCGGTGCCTCAGCCATGTACCTGGGCCTGGAGTCGGAAGAAAAGTTCAAGGGCCAGGGCGTTTCCGCCTGCGCCACCTGTGACGGTTTTTTCTATCGCAAGAAAAAAGTGGCCGTGATCGGCGGCGGCAATACCGCGGTTGAAGAAGCACTTTACCTGGCCAACATCGCCGAGGAAGTCACCCTGGTTCACCGCCGCGACAGCCTGCGCGCCGAAAAGATTCTGCAGGACAAGTTATTCGACAAGGCCGAAAACGGCAACGTCAACATTGTCTGGGACCACACCCTGGACGAGGTGCTTGGTGACGGAACGGGCGTAACCGGCATGCGGATCAAGAGCACCAAAGACGGCACAACTCAAGACCTGGACCTTGCAGGTGTTTTTATCGCCATTGGCCACAAGCCGAACACCGACCTGTTCGAAGGTCAGCTGGAGATGAAAAACGGTTACATCCAGATCCGATCGGGTCTGCAAGGCATGGCTACCGAGAGCAGCGTTCCCGGTGTGTTCGCAGCGGGCGATGTGGCCGATCAGGTTTACCGGCAGGCCGTCACATCAGCCGGATTTGGCTGCATGGCCGCACTGGATGCCGAAAAATTCCTGGACGAACAGGACTGA
- a CDS encoding AAA family ATPase, giving the protein MKQLVDSVVRELNQILLGKEQQVRLAVCCLLARGHLLIEDIPGMGKTTLSHALARIMGLSYQRIQFTNDLLPADVLGYSMFDKEAGSLVFHPGPIFAQVVLADEINRASPRTQSALLEAMEERQVSIEGETRPLPHPFFVIATQNPIEQGGTYPLPESQLDRFLMRLRLGYPDPQAERELLEGEDRRAMTEKLASILPQKELTSLQEAVERVSASPALLDYVQRLLEQSRRMPGVMYGLSPRAGLGLLRAAKSWAMMHGRHHALPDDIQAVLPSVAEHRLEQGQSGKGAERVRQLLSSVSVLQ; this is encoded by the coding sequence ATGAAGCAACTGGTCGATTCCGTTGTCCGCGAACTGAACCAGATCCTTCTCGGCAAGGAACAGCAGGTAAGGCTGGCTGTCTGCTGCCTGCTGGCCAGGGGACACTTGCTGATTGAAGATATACCCGGCATGGGCAAGACCACCCTGTCGCACGCCCTTGCCCGAATCATGGGGTTGAGCTACCAGCGCATCCAGTTTACCAACGACCTGCTCCCGGCCGATGTGCTTGGCTATTCCATGTTCGACAAGGAAGCCGGCAGCCTGGTATTCCATCCCGGGCCCATTTTTGCGCAGGTCGTTCTTGCCGATGAGATCAACCGCGCGTCACCGCGCACCCAAAGCGCCCTTCTCGAAGCCATGGAAGAGCGACAGGTTTCAATTGAGGGCGAAACCCGCCCACTGCCCCATCCGTTTTTTGTCATCGCCACCCAGAACCCGATTGAGCAGGGCGGCACTTACCCACTGCCGGAGTCACAACTCGACCGATTCCTGATGCGGCTTCGCCTCGGCTACCCGGATCCACAAGCCGAGCGAGAATTGCTGGAAGGCGAGGACCGACGCGCCATGACCGAAAAGCTGGCGTCGATCCTCCCGCAGAAGGAACTGACCAGCTTGCAGGAAGCGGTCGAGCGGGTGTCCGCAAGCCCAGCCCTGCTCGATTATGTCCAGCGCTTGCTGGAGCAGAGCCGCCGAATGCCCGGTGTTATGTATGGCCTGTCGCCCCGGGCAGGGCTGGGCCTGCTCAGAGCCGCCAAGTCCTGGGCGATGATGCACGGCCGGCATCATGCGCTTCCCGACGACATTCAGGCAGTGTTACCCTCGGTCGCAGAACACCGCCTCGAGCAGGGCCAGTCAGGCAAAGGCGCGGAGCGGGTTCGGCAGCTGCTGAGCTCGGTTTCGGTGCTTCAGTAA
- a CDS encoding carbon-nitrogen hydrolase, with protein MTQNFLKLAAIQQSCSDDKETSLAKSETLVRQAASDGAELVVLQELHATSYFCQTEDTSVFELAEPIPGPTSERLGDLARELNIVLVGSIFERRMNGVYHNTAVVFEKDGSIAGLYRKMHIPDDPGFYEKFYFTPGDAEFNNGSSGFSPIQTSVGKLGVLVCWDQWYPEAARLMALAGAEILIYPTAIGWDVTDSREEQARQLDAWITVQRGHAVANNLPVIAPNRVGSEPDPSGHSEGIRFWGNSFICGPQGEFLARADNTGDSVISATLDRTRTESVRRIWPYLRDRRIDAYRDLLKRVRD; from the coding sequence ATGACCCAGAACTTTCTGAAGCTCGCTGCCATCCAGCAATCCTGCAGCGACGACAAGGAAACAAGCCTCGCAAAAAGCGAAACACTGGTGCGGCAGGCCGCCTCGGATGGCGCCGAGCTGGTGGTACTGCAGGAACTGCACGCCACGTCTTATTTCTGCCAGACTGAAGACACCTCCGTTTTCGAACTGGCGGAACCCATTCCCGGCCCGACCAGCGAACGACTGGGCGATTTAGCCCGGGAACTGAACATCGTTCTCGTGGGTTCCATCTTTGAACGGCGGATGAATGGCGTATACCACAACACCGCCGTTGTCTTTGAAAAAGACGGCTCGATCGCCGGACTCTACCGCAAGATGCACATACCCGATGACCCGGGCTTCTATGAAAAATTCTACTTCACCCCGGGCGATGCCGAGTTCAACAATGGCAGTAGCGGTTTCAGCCCAATCCAGACCTCGGTCGGCAAGCTGGGCGTTCTGGTTTGCTGGGATCAGTGGTATCCCGAAGCCGCGAGGCTGATGGCGCTGGCCGGTGCGGAAATACTGATCTATCCCACAGCAATTGGCTGGGACGTGACCGATAGCCGGGAGGAGCAGGCGCGCCAACTGGATGCCTGGATCACCGTCCAACGCGGCCACGCGGTCGCAAACAATTTGCCAGTCATAGCACCCAACCGGGTCGGAAGCGAGCCCGACCCTTCTGGCCACAGTGAGGGCATCAGGTTCTGGGGAAACAGTTTCATTTGCGGCCCACAGGGTGAGTTTCTGGCCCGCGCTGACAATACCGGCGACAGCGTAATCAGCGCCACGCTCGATCGAACACGAACCGAGTCGGTCAGGCGTATATGGCCTTACCTGAGAGACCGCCGCATCGACGCCTACCGCGACCTGTTAAAACGAGTGAGAGACTGA
- a CDS encoding agmatine deiminase family protein has translation MLTWPHSGTDWADCLPEVEPVFRAIARAVIRFEHLIISCEDEACLHREAQRLTDHAQEHGLPGRVIGVVAPADDTWARDHGPLTVKTDSQVQLLDFGFNAWGGKFHWQKDNELNRRLSEAGAFGSVPIEPIDFILEGGSIESDGRGTLLTTSECLLTPSRNPSCDRTDIEKLLANTLGADRILWLNHGYLAGDDTDSHIDTLARFCAPDHICYVACHDVADEHYSALAAMEEELQEFRQSNGKPYRLTPLPWPDPIYDDDGERLPATYANFLIVNGAVLLPTYGVPQDEEAIAVLTEIFPDREIIPIDCRALIHQHGSLHCVTMQLPAGVVER, from the coding sequence ATGCTCACCTGGCCCCACTCCGGTACTGACTGGGCGGATTGCCTCCCGGAGGTCGAGCCGGTCTTTCGAGCGATCGCCAGAGCCGTCATTCGATTCGAACACCTGATCATCAGCTGTGAAGACGAGGCGTGCCTGCATCGTGAAGCGCAACGGCTCACTGACCACGCGCAGGAACATGGCCTGCCGGGCCGCGTGATCGGCGTTGTTGCGCCAGCTGACGACACCTGGGCGCGGGACCACGGACCACTCACCGTTAAAACGGATAGCCAGGTCCAACTACTGGACTTCGGTTTCAACGCGTGGGGCGGAAAATTCCACTGGCAGAAAGATAACGAACTGAATCGGCGGTTGAGCGAGGCTGGTGCCTTTGGTTCCGTACCGATTGAGCCCATCGATTTCATCCTCGAAGGTGGGTCCATCGAATCCGACGGGCGCGGAACCCTGCTGACGACTAGCGAATGCCTGCTGACGCCCAGCCGGAATCCGTCCTGCGACCGGACAGACATCGAGAAACTTCTCGCCAACACCCTGGGCGCGGACCGGATTCTCTGGCTTAATCACGGCTACCTCGCCGGGGATGACACCGACAGCCACATAGATACTCTGGCCCGTTTTTGCGCGCCCGATCATATATGCTACGTCGCATGCCACGACGTCGCCGATGAGCATTACAGTGCGCTGGCCGCCATGGAAGAAGAACTCCAGGAGTTTCGTCAAAGCAACGGGAAACCCTACCGGCTAACCCCGCTGCCCTGGCCTGATCCGATTTACGACGACGATGGCGAACGCCTCCCGGCCACTTACGCCAACTTCCTCATTGTGAACGGAGCCGTGCTCCTGCCGACTTACGGCGTTCCACAAGACGAAGAAGCCATTGCGGTGCTGACGGAAATATTTCCCGACCGGGAAATCATACCCATCGATTGCCGAGCCCTCATTCATCAACACGGAAGCCTGCACTGTGTCACCATGCAGCTTCCCGCCGGAGTTGTCGAACGATGA
- a CDS encoding PilZ domain-containing protein codes for MPSNSSHPEPEQSVPERRDYYRINDRIGLELNKLPSADIGLNDAFGSDQFDVLKTEFRRLDLEVRSQLTVLAERDRALAGLIKSLNGKLDTLERIMACVQNPLQPEDWQEVTLSEGGLAFSTATPVWQPGDNLAIQMTLSTHLYQPRAIAEVLETVPDQAGGTRVHVHFSQITDGDRQQIARHVMRWQIQQRQND; via the coding sequence ATGCCTTCCAACAGCTCTCATCCCGAACCAGAGCAAAGCGTCCCCGAACGCAGGGACTATTACCGGATCAATGATCGCATCGGACTGGAACTCAACAAGCTCCCATCTGCGGACATCGGTTTGAATGACGCCTTCGGCAGCGATCAATTCGACGTTCTGAAAACCGAGTTCCGTCGTCTGGACCTGGAAGTCCGCTCCCAACTTACCGTGCTTGCGGAGCGGGACAGAGCCCTGGCTGGATTAATCAAGTCATTGAACGGCAAGCTGGACACGCTGGAGCGCATTATGGCCTGTGTGCAAAATCCGTTGCAACCGGAGGACTGGCAGGAAGTGACTCTGAGCGAGGGTGGGCTGGCCTTCTCTACCGCCACCCCGGTGTGGCAGCCGGGTGACAACCTGGCCATTCAGATGACCTTGTCAACCCATCTCTATCAGCCCCGAGCAATCGCCGAGGTCCTGGAAACCGTTCCAGATCAGGCCGGTGGCACTCGAGTGCATGTTCATTTCAGCCAGATTACAGACGGTGACCGTCAGCAGATTGCAAGACACGTCATGCGCTGGCAAATTCAACAAAGGCAAAACGATTAA
- a CDS encoding lipoprotein-releasing ABC transporter permease subunit has translation MFRPLSFYIGLRYTAAKRRNHFISFISLTSMIGLTLGVAVLIIVLSVMNGFDRELKQRILGMVPHAVIEGAGPLDDWESIDREVQQHPRVLAAAPFIKGQGMVTGGGNVRGVLLNGVLPSEEKTVSILEDHMVEGSLDNLKSGEFGIIIGRLMAASLRLKVGDRVTVVLPEASVTPAGVLPRLKRFTVKGIFSVGAELDGNYTIVHMDDASKLMRTGGKAMGVRLLVDDLFAAPRVVEQTARTLDGRYYISDWTRTHGNLFQAIRMEKTMIGLLLMFIVAVAAFNIVSTLVMVVTDKTADIAILRTMGATPGRIMRIFIVQGAVIGIFGTLVGTALGVLGALNISDFISWLEAVLGHQFLSADVYFISYLPSQLQWEDVLIISGSGLVMSLLATVYPAWRASRVDPAEALRYE, from the coding sequence ATGTTCAGACCCTTATCGTTTTACATTGGTTTGCGGTACACCGCGGCCAAGCGTCGTAATCACTTCATTTCCTTTATATCACTTACCTCCATGATTGGCCTGACGCTGGGCGTCGCCGTGCTGATAATTGTGCTCTCCGTCATGAATGGGTTTGATCGGGAACTCAAGCAGCGAATCCTCGGCATGGTGCCCCATGCGGTCATTGAGGGGGCGGGACCCCTTGACGACTGGGAGTCGATTGATCGGGAAGTTCAGCAACATCCCCGGGTTCTGGCAGCCGCCCCGTTCATCAAGGGGCAGGGTATGGTGACCGGCGGAGGGAATGTCCGGGGCGTTTTGCTCAATGGTGTGCTGCCCAGTGAGGAAAAGACGGTTTCGATCCTCGAAGACCACATGGTCGAAGGGAGCCTGGACAATCTGAAGTCCGGCGAGTTCGGCATTATTATTGGCCGGCTTATGGCGGCAAGCCTGCGCTTGAAGGTGGGGGACCGGGTCACCGTCGTTCTGCCCGAGGCGTCGGTTACTCCGGCCGGCGTTCTGCCACGGCTGAAACGGTTCACTGTGAAAGGTATTTTCAGTGTGGGGGCCGAGTTGGATGGCAACTACACCATCGTTCACATGGACGATGCCTCCAAACTGATGCGCACGGGCGGCAAGGCCATGGGCGTTCGGCTGCTGGTGGATGATTTGTTTGCGGCGCCAAGGGTCGTCGAGCAGACCGCCCGTACGCTGGATGGTCGTTATTACATCTCCGATTGGACCCGCACGCATGGCAACCTGTTCCAGGCCATCCGGATGGAGAAAACCATGATCGGCCTGCTGCTGATGTTCATTGTTGCTGTCGCTGCGTTTAACATCGTTTCCACGCTGGTCATGGTCGTGACCGATAAGACCGCCGATATTGCGATCCTTCGGACTATGGGGGCGACACCGGGCCGTATCATGCGGATCTTCATTGTTCAGGGAGCGGTGATTGGTATTTTCGGAACGCTCGTGGGAACCGCTCTGGGTGTCCTTGGCGCCCTGAATATCAGTGACTTTATCTCCTGGCTGGAAGCGGTGCTTGGCCACCAGTTCCTGAGTGCAGACGTTTACTTCATCAGTTACCTGCCGTCTCAGCTTCAGTGGGAGGATGTACTGATCATCAGTGGTTCCGGCCTTGTTATGAGCTTGCTGGCAACGGTTTACCCGGCCTGGCGTGCGTCCAGAGTCGATCCGGCGGAGGCACTGCGGTATGAGTGA
- a CDS encoding ABC transporter ATP-binding protein, producing MSESKTAMENPSTVIDCRQVTRTYSEGPGSLTIFSDISLQVTKGETVAIVGSSGAGKTTLLNLLGGLDRPSSGHILICGQDIHGMSEAGRARFRNGHLGFVYQFHHLLPEFTAVENVMMPCALGGLSVRAARQKAVALLERVGLGGRLEHKPGELSGGERQRVAIARALVNEPDCVLMDEPTGNLDEQTARGVRELIESLRDQLAISFVMVTHDMDMARSLGRVLRLEQGTLVQEV from the coding sequence ATGAGTGAGAGTAAGACAGCTATGGAGAATCCATCCACCGTCATCGACTGTCGGCAGGTAACTCGCACCTACAGCGAGGGGCCCGGGTCGTTGACGATCTTTTCTGATATTTCCTTGCAGGTTACCAAGGGTGAAACCGTCGCGATTGTTGGCAGCAGCGGGGCGGGCAAAACCACCTTGCTGAACCTGCTGGGAGGTCTCGACCGGCCATCCTCTGGCCATATCCTGATTTGTGGTCAGGACATTCACGGCATGTCCGAGGCGGGGCGGGCGCGTTTTCGAAACGGACATCTGGGCTTTGTGTACCAGTTTCACCATCTGCTGCCAGAATTCACTGCCGTTGAGAACGTCATGATGCCCTGTGCCCTGGGCGGTCTGTCGGTCCGTGCTGCCCGACAAAAGGCTGTGGCGTTGCTGGAGCGTGTCGGCCTGGGTGGCCGGCTGGAGCACAAACCGGGTGAATTGTCGGGCGGAGAACGTCAGCGTGTGGCGATCGCCCGGGCCCTGGTCAACGAGCCGGATTGCGTATTGATGGATGAGCCCACTGGGAACCTGGACGAGCAGACCGCCAGAGGTGTCCGGGAGCTGATTGAATCACTGCGGGACCAGTTGGCGATCTCGTTTGTAATGGTGACCCATGATATGGATATGGCGCGGAGTCTGGGCCGCGTGCTGAGGCTGGAGCAGGGTACCCTGGTTCAGGAAGTCTGA
- a CDS encoding DUF2062 domain-containing protein encodes MPKKFMKRYLPTPERVKAMKSLHFLGDILHEPNLWHINRHSVARAFLVGIWFCFIPMPFQMVAAAFFAIWFNANLPLSVMLVWISNPITMPPMFYFNYKVGAWILDRPVLNFELELTWQWISERLLDIGIPLFLGSLIVATVSACVAYLSIQYLWRRKVRSSWRLRQLSRLKRGQPADQTS; translated from the coding sequence ATGCCGAAGAAGTTCATGAAACGATATCTGCCAACCCCTGAAAGGGTTAAGGCCATGAAGTCCCTGCACTTTCTGGGCGATATCCTGCATGAACCAAACCTCTGGCACATCAATCGACACAGCGTCGCGAGGGCCTTTCTGGTCGGCATCTGGTTTTGCTTTATCCCCATGCCCTTTCAGATGGTGGCCGCCGCGTTCTTCGCGATCTGGTTCAACGCCAACCTGCCGCTGTCGGTCATGCTGGTCTGGATCAGTAACCCGATCACCATGCCACCCATGTTCTACTTCAACTATAAAGTGGGCGCATGGATCTTGGACCGACCGGTGCTGAACTTTGAACTCGAGCTCACCTGGCAGTGGATCAGCGAACGGCTACTGGACATCGGAATCCCGCTATTTCTGGGGTCACTGATCGTTGCAACCGTGTCAGCCTGCGTCGCCTACCTGAGCATTCAGTACCTGTGGCGCCGTAAAGTCCGCTCCAGCTGGCGACTCAGACAGCTAAGCCGATTGAAGCGCGGCCAGCCTGCCGATCAGACTTCCTGA